A stretch of DNA from Enoplosus armatus isolate fEnoArm2 chromosome 15, fEnoArm2.hap1, whole genome shotgun sequence:
ACTGTATGAGCAGATCGAGATGCTTTATCCAATTTAGATCTCATTAAGACTTGAGAGGAAATATCCCCATGCACGACTCACAtctcagctgtttttttctctctttttttttgttgttgtttttgtttccaggaCTACTGCAGCTCTGTTCTCATTCTGTTATTGCAGTGCcattctcatcatcatcatcatcatcaccaccatcactaTCACCATCAGTTCATGCTCCTGCCCGTCATTGCACTGCCTTCACATCAGcccttttgaaaatgttgaagaGTTTGGATTCGCAGCGATGCTTTCACTCCACTGTCATTATCACAATAATGATTGTGACAGGACTCGATGGCTGTTGATAACCTAACATATTCTGCTGATTGATAATATGGGGTATTTTGTGCCTCATTCTCCTGTTCTCTGATTGCCATTCATCTTATTAAATGGAGCAGTTCATTAGACAGAAGCATTATGAATCTGATTTGCATCCACCCATATTCATATCGcatacattaaaacaacacatgcGTGACATTTCAGCTTCACCGGGCATTTGAGAGTACAGATGAATATATTCATCACAAgtcccccaccaccccccccactTGTCCAAAAAGCCACtctaaaaatgataaaatgtgaTTCACAGGTGAACTAACCCAcgtgttttcctttgttttgcattttcaatGTCAGAATTTGAATTTTTAATTCAAAAGCAACGTTGTAGCAGCAGATtgctcagcttgttgtttttaaatcaatatttcatgctTTGGTGAACCCTGTCAGTCCAAAGCCTTGTTTTCCTGTGCTGGATGCATCTTACATATGTTTACTATGGTTCTGCTCATATCATTGCTTACTGTGGCCTCCAGTTGGCCTATACATCATTATtccaatgtaatgtaattatttcCCCATGGCACTCCAGTCCGTGtgatttaacttttattttctgactGCTTTAGTATGCCTGTGATGTATCATCAATCTGATTCTTCTGATTCATCTGGAAATGACTTTTGCTGTTGCCTCCCTGGCTGTTTGCCCtcttttaactgtgtgtgtgtgtgtgtgtgtgtgtgtgtgtgtgtgtgtgtgtgtatgtatgtatggatgtATGTGCTGTGTCTCGCCGTGCAGTGCGGTGAAGGGCCGATGCCGGGCTGTAGCCCCAGGCTGCTGAGCTGAGAGGGAGAAGCAGGAGGATGCAGTGGGTCGCTCTGGCAGTGGCcctggggtgtgtgtgtctgtcccgGGCGTCGCACACCCCCACCCCTACCCCCACCTCGACACACACCCCTCTAGTGGACAActcagaggaggaagtggacgAGCCGTGTTTCGAGCCGTGCACGTGCGAGGTCAAAGAAGGCGTGCTGCACGTGCACTGCGATGGGCGGAGCTTCACTAATGTCAGCCAGGTATCATCCCTGTTCATTTATCAGGCCGTGCACGTGGAGTGCAGACTGCACTTTATGGCGCTGTCATTTATCTCATTAACATATCTCCAAGTCTAATATCCTGTCTCTGATGTGGCTTATAGGTGTTTCTAACTGTTAAATTCATGTAATTAATAAGATAACTAATCAGACCTCTAATTAATCCTTCAGGTGTCACAGTCATGGGTCCGCCCTTTCAAACTCAACCTCCAGAGGAACTCTCTGAGGCGTCTCTATAGCAACGGGTTTCAGCACCTTGGCAACGCAGTGTCGATAAACCTTGGCAACAATGCACTCCAGGACATCCGAGTGGGAGCTTTCCACGGTTTGGCCAAACTGAGACGCCTGTACCTCCACGAGAACAAGCTGGAGGTCTTCAGAAATGACACCTTTGCTGGCTTAGAGGCTTTGGAATACCTCCAGGTGGGCTTGAGAATATAATCCGTGTTGATTATCCATGATTGACGGGATTGTTTCCCACAAGATTACAATATATGGCTGTGACAGAAATAGTCAATGGCTAGCAGGTGGCTTGAGTGAAATAATCTTCTCAAGATCTCTGTGCATTTTCAAACAGAGAGTGCCTCAGCTTTCCTCGACTTTTTAATTGCAACAATTATGTTCatcatattttctctttttacctGCAGGCCGACTACAACGTGATCAAACGAATCGACAGCGGCGCTCTGAGGTTTCTCTACAAGCTCCGGGTTCTCATCCTCAACGACAACCTGATCCCTGTCTTGCCTGCTCATCTGTTCAGGTTAGAGTCTGATTATTTTGCTGCAAAGCTTTTGAATTACGCCGGTACTGATCTGTAGAAATATCAGTGTCAGACACAATTAgccagtctttgctgctgttgaatttATGTTTCTGTGGCATACCATTTCATATCATAAAAGACGGATTAATCATCAGATAAAAAGCAGATTTCTCAGGAATGGAATGTATGAGCCTTTATTTTCACTTACTATCACATTGTCCTTTCATCTAACCTAGTAActatccccctcctcctgctgctccagaTCTGTGTCTCTGACTCATCTGGACCTGCGGGGAAACCGTCTGAAGAGCCTGGCATATGCTGGGACCCTGGAGTACGTGGGCCGCTCCCTGATGGAGATACAGCTGGAGGAGAATCCCTGGAACTGTGGCTGCGAGGCAGTGCAGCTACAACAGTGGCTGGGTCAGATCCCCTACACGGCTGTAGTGGGGGACGTTACCTGCGAGTATCCCTTCCACCTTCACGGCAAGGACCTGAGGGAAATCCCCCGCAAGGAGCTGTGTGCCGACCTCCCGGATAAAGAGCTGCAAGCAGAGGGGGGTGGTCCATCAGCAGGATCACAGCCCCAACATTTACCCCCAAACTCTAAACCCAACACCCAGCCTGGGCGAGTCAGGCCAACTAAACCCTCCTCCATAGTCCACGGCTCCCGCCAGAACACTCATACCTCCTCCACTTCGtcgtcctcttcctcagctgagCGTAAAGACAGGGAGAGGCACCCGAGGCCCACTAAAAGGCCTCGACCCTCCAGAATATCCCCCACACCTCGCAGTCTGATGCCCAACCAGAATCCCCCCGTGGCTGGCTACCAAACACGACCCCCCATCCCCATCATTTGTCCCCTGGGCTGCACTTGCAACCTGCACATCACAGACCTGGGCCTGACCGTCAACTGCAAGGGCAACGCCTTCCTCAATGTGTCCCAGCTCACACCTCGGCCTCTCAACGGCCGCAAGCTGTACCTGAGTGGAAACTTAATCCAGAGGATCTACCGCACGGACTTCTGGAATTTCTCCAGCCTTGATCTGCTTCACCTGGGGGACAACCGCATCTCCTACCTCCAAGAGGGGGCCTTCTCCAGCCTGACAACCCTGAGGAGCCTCTACCTGACCGGGAACAACCTGGAGAGGCTCAGCCCCCACATGTTCCTGGGGCTGCAGAATCTAAGGTAGGATGTTTTGGATCGCCTGCAGCATTTCAAGCATGTTGCCATCACTGAACTTAAAACCAATTCATAAACTGAAACCACATGTCAGCTATTTGGACAGTTGTACATTTGTATGTGGAAATTAATTTCACTGTAATACTGGCATAGCACAGAGCAGAACATTTTGATTACCATTATGCAGGAGTTTGATTGAGATGAAAGGTGCCCATTCTCTTCCAGGAGTGTCATTTGTTAGTCACGCTGCCTGATGGCATGCTTCAGTTGAGGTGTGAGCCTGGTATGAGTGACAACGTGaaaattagtgtttttttgtatttgcatacAGAGGTGTTGATAAGGCGGTGAGACGTCTGGATGGTGCCAGGAATTAGCTTTTTGGGTTATTATAAAAACAAGTCGTCAGAATGATGCATATGTATCATTGTCAGATTAAGCTCACAAAGATAATTCCTCTGCAAATAATGTATACAGCTTATATCTACAGTCAGTGATTGTATTTATTCAGTGAGTTAAACATTGTGGTGTTTGATTAAGACAACAAGTCAACTTTCATCCTCTGCTATAAAAAGAATGAGAAGGTTTGTGCCACAGTACCTTTGTATTCATTCAGAGCATCATTTAACCTTTAATTTTCAGCTCCAGCGTCTCTATATTTCAAGATAAGGTTCAGAAAATCTACAGACTCATTAATTTGactattaatcaataataaagatCCTCTCAGGACATTCAAAAAGTCTCCTCTTAACCTCTCGTTAGCCTTTGTTAGTGACTCTAGAGCGAGTGAGCAGTACATTTAAACCACATCTATAACTTATTTGAGCAATGGAAGTATATTGGATGACTAGCATGCATGGAAAAGTCTCCATTCATACTTAATTATTCCCCAAGTTCACACTGATTTCtattaactaaaaaaaaaaaaccttaaaaattCAAAGTGTCTTGAATTTGACATGATGATCAGGCCTATCAAGGCAAGTGTAAGTACTCGTCAGTGCAAAAATCGCAGAATAAGTACAATTTCTGTTATTGACTTTGACTTCTTTagataaatattaatttatgCAATTATCATGCCGGGATGCAGGGGAGGTAAATTACCTTACGGAatacttcaaaataaatcatgtgaaaataattatttatttatacaaagTTAAGACAAAGACTGATAAACAGAGGACCTTATTGGCTTTTCATTTCTGAGGTGCAGTGGTAGTTTCCTTTACATAACCATTCTCTATTTATCCTCCTATTTCCATAGTCCATCTTCAGTTTATTTGCATGTACACAGAGACACTTTAACactgtcctctcatctctttAGGTACCTTTATTTTGAGTACAACGAGATCCGTGAGGTAGATCCTGGGACCTTCGATTCTATGCCGTCCCTCCAGCTGTTGTTCCTCAACGCCAACCTGCTGCGGAGCCTCCCTCTCGGTGTGTTTTCTGGAGTTAATCTGGCTCGCCTCAATCTGAGAAACAACCACCTTCTGCAGCTTCCTATGGTTGGCGTGCTGGAGCACCTCACCGGACTGGTACAGGTCGGTGCAAACCTATTCGCTGAACGATTAAGGGGGTTTCAGTGCAGGTGgatgcttgaaaaaaaaaaaaacgattctGATCTGCTAACCTGCTGTTAGCGTAAATGAGTCAGATACCTGGCATGAGGCTTTTAGCAAATTTAGGCCAAATAACATGCATTCTGTTGAGTGACAGTGGCAGGGTGAAAAATTTAGATTATTGAATTGGATCACCCCCGTTGGTTTACTAAACGAAAATGTGCATAATTATACAGAGTGTATTTGTTTCAAATGTCAGACGATGAAATTAAAAGAACTAATAGATTGCCAAGACACATCAAATTATCACAGCttgatgaaagaaacaaaacaagctgaaatcTTCGATCAAACCATACCCGTGTTTAAAAAACTTCTGGCTGTCCCTGATCTCTTGGCCCCTGGCACAGCTGCATTTTTCTCCGTCATCTGCATCGTCTGTTGTTTTGAGAGCTCTGCTGTGGCATGTGGGACTACGGTTGCGCCTCAGGTATTCTAATTGGAAAATTGCAATTGACTCGATTTGCATAAGTGGTCTTAATAAATCAGGAGCTAAACTGGAGAAAGCTGAAACGTCTCAAGTTTTTGAGCGTGGTTGTAATTAACGCACCTCTTAGTAAATAGACtgtataatgtacagtatgtgttaaatttgctgtttgtgttagACCTTACCTTGCACATTTGACTGCAGCATTATGTGACTGGTTGCTGTACACAATGCGGCGATAAGGACCGAACCCGAGGTATTACATTTTTTCATCCTGCCTCCTCTCACTTCAGCAAATTTAGTGTACCAGGCTTTTCTTAGACAGCCAGAGTAGAATGAGGTAAGGTGGGTGTGGATTAGCCTGAATGTCATTGTGAATTTCCGTTTTACTTTGCTCCATGAAAAAATCCTGATTGTAGGTAGTGTGGGTGAGGCTGGCAGTTCAGAGGCTGTTTCTAAATGTTTGCTCAGGGGAAGGACGACAGTGGTTTATGGAGCTGGAGGAACCATGTAGAAGTGTattatgtttttgtgctgtCATACGCCTCTGATGTCCAAGAGCATTAAAGCATTCACCAAATGGAAGTACACTGTGGGCCATATTCATAAAGCCCAGCGGTATCACCATTGTAGCTCTCAAAATCTGCTGCACAGTaattgaattcattcatttaccaGGGTTGTTATTACTCTGACAAAGCCACATTAGCGCTGCCCATGGACTGCAGAAAATAATGTGACAATGATATCACCTGTTGACTTACTGCTGGCCTGTTTGAAGCTGGGGAAGCGGGATTTCTGGGCGCTGGCATGTGCTTTTGGAGCCAGAGTTTGCACAGTAAAATCAAAGGGTAACACAGATGGAAGCAGGGTGAAGCTCGCTGCTGCTGTAAAAAGCAgtccattttgataatcatAAAGCAGCTGCATGTATAGCTTAGAGTCATTGTCACCATCAAGAACAGGATTATACAGTTACACCCACTTACACGCTGCGATATTTTAGAAAAATACCTCCCTGATGTCACTGTTATTTAAAATAACCATTAGTGAGACATTACAGAGAAAATCTAAATTGCTATGGTGTCTATACTTTATTTAAACTAGTGAATTAACAGCAACACAAGAGCAAATGAGTCTTCCATTTGAAAACCAATGAAAAGAATATTATGAAGTCAGGTAAGCATCTGAGTGGATGCCAGAAATATGCACAGTTCAGGAGTACATATGTCTTtctcagtaaacacacagaacGTTGTTGTGTAGTGGGGCAGCTCTCCCTCATCATCACTGCCAGCTGCAATGGAGAAACTTGCCCACAGCCACATCTCACCTTGTGTGTCAGATAGAAAAACAATGTGCACCCCCAGAAAGattgatgaaaacaaatgaaaacaacacagtaTTCACCAGGGGCAGGTTTGACAGGAGAGCATATAAACTAATATTCACCTGATTATCAGTTTTGCTTGAGTCTGTGTCAATACTTTTAACGGTTTTATTGACTCAGTGATACCTTTTAAAGGGGTTTGGTACAAACTAATGTTAaagggaatagtttgacatacacttatttgctttcttgctgagttagatgagaagattgataccactttcatgtttgtctgtccGGATTGAGGCtaaagccagcagccggttagcttattactgtagcataaagactggaaacagctagcctagctctgtccaacGTTAGCAAAAACCCGCCTAtgagcacctttaaagctcacaaattaagacgttatatattttttgtttaatcagtacaaaaactgtttaaaaacaacaacaaccctgtTCTGCTCCCGAATCTTCAAGCTAAACTGACTATACTGAATTTACATTGTCACTGCCGGAGTCATTAGCTTATAGCAGTGGAGCGATTAAGCTGTGATACGCAGTACGTTACTTCCTGGTTAAATGCTTATTGAAAGGCCCGTGAAAGCTACAGAAACAATTATGTAGTCATAACTCTGTTACAAATAGGTAGCTTCTGAGCTATTAACCTTATAAACAGTGCTTGAATAAGCTAGCTTTGTACCAAActgaacaaaatattttcaggCTAGCAACCAACTGAACTTGCTACTATCAATGGTGATGATCAACGATCGCTTAgcttataaaaaacaaacaaactacgTAGTCTGTCATATAAATATCAAGTGACTAACAGCTTGCCAGTAACTAGGACAGTCAAATGATGTTGAGTTGAGCAGTAATAGAGTTAATTATAACCACTAATGTTTACCACATTATATTTAGTAGTTCTATTAAAAGAGGCTGGTTTACGTCCTGTGTAATAAATATCTCCTGAACACTAAACAAACCAGTGAAGATGTTTATGCACCGAAAACAagttatatgtttttttttgtaatatcagcaaatatttcatttgaaacagcacagcacagcaaaaACATGACCACCACAGGTGCTTTAGACATAAATGCATTAGCTCAATAAAAGCCCCTGAAATACCAGGCTTTTAGCAGTTTGACCAGTCGT
This window harbors:
- the LOC139297520 gene encoding SLIT and NTRK-like protein 3, with protein sequence MQWVALAVALGCVCLSRASHTPTPTPTSTHTPLVDNSEEEVDEPCFEPCTCEVKEGVLHVHCDGRSFTNVSQVSQSWVRPFKLNLQRNSLRRLYSNGFQHLGNAVSINLGNNALQDIRVGAFHGLAKLRRLYLHENKLEVFRNDTFAGLEALEYLQADYNVIKRIDSGALRFLYKLRVLILNDNLIPVLPAHLFRSVSLTHLDLRGNRLKSLAYAGTLEYVGRSLMEIQLEENPWNCGCEAVQLQQWLGQIPYTAVVGDVTCEYPFHLHGKDLREIPRKELCADLPDKELQAEGGGPSAGSQPQHLPPNSKPNTQPGRVRPTKPSSIVHGSRQNTHTSSTSSSSSSAERKDRERHPRPTKRPRPSRISPTPRSLMPNQNPPVAGYQTRPPIPIICPLGCTCNLHITDLGLTVNCKGNAFLNVSQLTPRPLNGRKLYLSGNLIQRIYRTDFWNFSSLDLLHLGDNRISYLQEGAFSSLTTLRSLYLTGNNLERLSPHMFLGLQNLRYLYFEYNEIREVDPGTFDSMPSLQLLFLNANLLRSLPLGVFSGVNLARLNLRNNHLLQLPMVGVLEHLTGLVQVDLQQNPWECNCEAAPLKRWLEGLSAVVVMGEVVCHSPEKTKGVDLRSLSMELLCPELEPQEDQEHEQQTATSTAADSGVSVGYPGSGLGPLIPSGKDSIPLSVLVLSLLVLFVSAFFAAAALIAYALRRRDKLPFRRQGEVDLAGIQMECGIFTEQTHHHHHHHHHGLPETPPLPPPEHNHVYDTIHPPEAASKGPDPAAASHMCSNPIYKEEQDAAVTQRPHQQQTFAASKESEGGYCSAAEKEREWTLEVSSSPINTVTGAMGPLAGLHGNGILCPTVIDSQGPTPKVELVDCLFRLPAPEFRDLPDRYARPPPRYPHPQDSKQDARPDQTLVVTSASSTAGGSNSSQSEQGAGEQRARLRTTPDYMEVLDRSYQF